A region of the Amycolatopsis sp. cg13 genome:
CGAAGTCGGCGTCGAGGGCAGGGGGACCACACACTTTGGCACCGAGCCGCACGTAGCCCTTGATCAGCGGCGGAAGCATGGCTCGGTCGGGACGCGCGATCGCGCCTGGATCCCACGGGGTCAACGGTGAGACGCGCAACGAGTCGTCCGCGTGGTGCTTGGTGCGCAAGACATCCCAGACACCCGCCGCGTAGCTGCCGCCGTCGTTCAGTTGGACCGAAGCGCAGCCGGCGAGGTATCGGTGTCCTGAGAGGAGCATGTAGCGCGCGATCCCGGCCCACACCAGGCTCACGACGGCACCGCTGCGGTGGTCGGGGTGGACGCAAGACCGTCCGGTCTCGACCAAGGACGGTCGCAGCGCGGCGAGCGTCGTCAGGTCGAATTCGCTGTCGGAGTAGAGCTTTCCGGCCTGCGCGGCGCGTTCCGGCGGAAGCATGCGGTAGCAGCCGACGATCTCGCCGGTGT
Encoded here:
- a CDS encoding GNAT family N-acetyltransferase — protein: MTSSQLLVSTDQAGADLPAGAPRYSLLVANGNDEVLAAQKLRYRVFAEEMGAELHSPEPGRDVDYFDEFCDHLVVRDDNTGEIVGCYRMLPPERAAQAGKLYSDSEFDLTTLAALRPSLVETGRSCVHPDHRSGAVVSLVWAGIARYMLLSGHRYLAGCASVQLNDGGSYAAGVWDVLRTKHHADDSLRVSPLTPWDPGAIARPDRAMLPPLIKGYVRLGAKVCGPPALDADFGVADFFVLLDLQQVDERYLKFFLGAQG